CGGCCGGCCGGGCCGTTCCGGCCGAGGCGCTGTGGGAGGCCCTGTCGCTGCTCGATGGCGCGGCCGAGTTTGCCGGTAAGCGCACGCCCAAGGACACGATCGAAGCGCTTGCCGCACGGCTCAACGAAGACCTGGAAGCCGCGGGCCGCCCCGCCCGGGCCGAGCGCCTGGCCGGCGGATACCGACTCATGGTCTCGCCCGAGTTTGGCTCGGTGGTCGCCGCGTTCGATCGGAATCGCCAGAGCACGAAGCTCAGCCGGGCCAGCATCGAGACGCTCTCGATCATCGCCTATCGCCAGCCGATGACGCGAGCCCAGGTTGAAGCGATCCGCGGCGTGGCCTGCGGCGAGGTGCTTCGCAGCCTGCTGGAACGCAAGCTCATCGCCATCAAGGGAAGAGCCGAGGAAGTCGGCCGCCCGATCCTGTATGGCACGACGCCGCAGTTCCTTGAGTTGTTCGGCCTTGCGAGCCTGAAGGACCTTCCCGGTGCTGGCGGCGTCTCCCGGCACGCTGAATCGTGAACTTCGCACGGACGCGACCCACCCACCTCCACGAAGGAGACCAATCATGACAATGCGAGCCCGCGTGCTGCTGCTGAGCCTTCTGGCATTGACCGCCATCGTGCTGCCTGGATGCCAGACCCCCCGGCTGGAGGGCGTGGTGATTCCCGGGCCCTTGGGCGTGGTGGCCGTCATCGACCGCGACGACACGCGGCTGGACCAGGTTGGCATTCCCGATGCCCACGTACGCGTCAGCCTGACGGGCAACGGACGGACGCTGGTGGACACCACCACCGACGAGGAGGGACGCTTCAGCGTGCCCACCAGCGGTGACCAGATGGCGCGCGGCACCGTCCGGGTGATCGTCGAGGCCGACGGCTACGCCCGCATCGATAAGACCGTGCCGCTGCGCAGCTTCTATCGCTCGCTGTACATCACGATGGTCCAGCGTTCGGACGCGACGCGCTCGGACACGGCGTCGCCCGATGCCGACTCGGAGACGTCCGGCTGAGCAGCACGCGCGCCAAGCCAGCCCGCCCCACGCGGCGTTACCACCTGCACCTGCCGGGCGTGGCCTACGTCATCGTGACGGCGTTCGTGCTGCTGGGGGCGATCAACAGCCAGAACAATCTTCTGTTCTGGGCGCTGGGGCTGGCGATCGGGGGCTTGCTCGCCTCGGGCTTCGTCAGCGGCGCCTCGCTGATGGGCGTGGCCATCGAGCGTGAGCCGGTGCCCGAAGCACAGGTCGGCCGGCCGTTCCAACTTCGATACCGCGTGCGCAACCGCAATCGATTGATGCCCGCCTACGCGCTGCTGGTAGAAGAGCTTCCTCCCAAGGGTGTCTCTCGCAGCGACGGCGTGCTGGTGGGCCGACCCGTGGCCAGCATCGGGCGGGTGCCGCCGCGGCGCACGGTTCGCTGCGAGACGAGCGCGCTCGTGGAGCGACGCGGACCGTTCGAACTGTCACGCGTGCGGGTCAGCACCACCTTTCCCTTCGGCGTGGCGCGAAAGAGCGTGACGTTTGACCTGACCCAGCCCGCCCTGGCCACGCCGGCGGTGCATCGCCTGCGCAGCGACGTGGTCGAGACGATCCTGGAACCGGCCCACGACGGCACCGAAGCGATCGCCAGCCCGGGGGCGGGCGAGGACTTCTTCGGCGTGCGCGAGTACCGCGTGGGCGACCGCGTGCGCGACGTGAGTTGGCGGCTTTCGGCCCGCAGCGACACGCTGGTCGTGATGCAGCGATCGGCGCGGGCGCCGCGGCGACTCGTGCTACACCTGGACCTGGAGCCCGAACTGGCCAAGCGGCGGGATCCGCGCGCGGAACAACTGCTGAGCCTGGCCGCTTCGCTCATCGTCGAGGCGGGCCGGCGGGCGATCGCGGTCCGGCTGAGCATCCCCAGCGTGGGGATGTCCAGCGGCTCGGTCACCACGCCCGCGGGTCGGGCCGGGCTGCTGCGGCGACTGGGTTCCTACGGGTTTTCGGCCAGCGAGCCGCGCGGCGGGGCGAAGCCGACGGCCCGCTTTGGGTCGGTGGTGCTTACGCTGACGCGGGGTCCGGCCGGCGGGGGCGTGCACACGCTGAGCGGCGAAGACCTGCCCCGCTTGCGGGCCGAACCGGACAAGGAACCCAACCGAACAGGCTGACCGAGTCCCATGACCCTCGAGCGTTCCCTGCGACTGGCGTTGATCTGGACGGCCCTGCTGGCCATCGGGATCTATGCCATCGCGGCCGAATCTTTGATGGTCGCGATCTTGGGCATGCCCAGCGCCTGGCTGTGCTGGTGGGCGGCGCACCAGCCATGGGCGTCGAGCGTGCCACGGTTGATGATCAACGCGGTTCTGCTGATCGTCGTTGCGTTGGGCCTGGGGCTGGCGTCGCTGGACGGGCAGTTCAACGTGGAGCGCATTGCGGAGATGCTCGCATCGCTGCTGGTGATCAAGCTGTTCGACCGGCGAACGGCCCGCGACGCGGCCGAGGTACTGGCGCTCTCGGTCTTTCTGGTGTTCGGGGCGATCCTGACCAGCCTGAAGCTGAGCGTGGGCGTGACGCTGCTGGTGTTCTGCCCGTTGCTGGTGTGGGCCGCGCTGGTGCAGCAGGTCGTCGCCACCGAGGAACGCGTCGAGTCGTACCAGGAGTCGATCGGCGTGAGCCGGCGGCGTGCGCGCACGGGCGGCGCGATGGCCCGGGGCCTGCGGCGCATGACCGGTGTCCTGACTATTTCGGCATCGCTCATCGCGGCGGCGGTATTCGTGCTGGTTCCCCGTGGCCTGGCGCCCAGCTTCCTGGGCGACCTGGGCGGCGAGCGCGGCTCGGTCACGGGGTATACCGAGACGGTGGAACTCGGCCGGGCCGGGCTGATCTCCGAAAGCCAGGAGAAGGTCCTGGACATGCGGGTTACCGATCGCAGCGGCGGCAACATGGGTGGCGCCGGGCGAGTGTACTACCTGCGTGGCGCGGTGCTTGATCGGTACGACGACGGCCGCTGGACCCGGGCCCGCCGCCAGCGCGACGGCTACCAGCGGATGGAGACCGGCCCGGAACTGTCGCTTCCGACCGGTGCGGTCCAGTCTCGTGCGGTGATCCGCCAGGAGATCTCGCTGCGCGAGCCACCGGGCCGCGGATCGGTGCTGTTTGCGATCCAGGAACCGTTCCTCTGGGAGTTCGCCGAGCCGCTTGAGTTCGTGCTGCACCGTGAGCACGGCACGCTTCGCCTGGAGGACACGGCCAAGTCGCAGAGCTACACGGTGCTGTCGGGCCTGCCCGGGTCGCGGTCGTTGGGCGGCGCCCCGCCGGCGGCGATGGACGCCGAGCGATTGGTGGACTTCGACTCCGCCCGCGTGCGCGAGTTGACCCAGCGCATCCTCGTTGAAGCGGGTCAGGTTGGCGATCGCATGCCTCGCAGCCCGACCGAGATTGCCAGTGCGACGCGCGCAATCCGCGACTACTTGTCGACGTTCACGTACACGCTGGACATCCTGCGTGCCCAGGGCGATCCGATCGAGTGGTTCTTGTTCGACAGGCAGGAGGGCCACTGTGAGTACTTCGCCTCGGCGATGGTGGCGATGTGCCGCAGCGTGGGCATCAACGCCCGCATGGTCACTGGCTACGTGGCTGTGGAGTACAACGAGGCGACGGCGCAGTACACGGTTCGCGAAAGCAACGCCCACGCCTGGGTGGAGGTCGAGCACGCACCCGGGCAGTGGCGCCGGCACGATCCCACGCCGCCGGCCGATCTGGAGCGCGTGCACGCACCCGACACGAGCCTGGCGTCGATGGCGCGGCGCTGGGTCGACGCGCTGGAGTTCTTCTGGGTCGATTCGGTCGTGAGCTTCGATCGCGGCTCGCAGCGACGCGTGCTCGGAGCCGAGGAATCGGAGAAGGAGCCGCAGATCGCGGTGCTGGAGTCCATCGCTAGCTTCCTGGAGCGTGCCCGGGCCTCGGGCACGGTGGGCATCATCCAGGCCGTTCTGGCCGGCATGCTGGCCTTTACCGGCGTGCTGGTGATCACCATTTTGGCTCAGTCGTTCTTCCGGAGCTTGGGCATCGGGGGCGGGCGGGGGCCGAGGGTCCGCATCCTCGGCGGCACGCGCGACGTGGGCGAGTACCTGCTTCGAACGCTGGAGAAGGCGGGCCATCCCAAGCCGGGGTGGAAGCCGCTGCTGGCCCATGTTCAAGGAATGCCCGTTGGCGCCGAGGGCGCAGGCTTTTCGGACGTGGTGCAGCGGCTGTACGAGGCGCGGTTTGGTGGTCGTCCGCTGAGCCCCCAGGAGGCCCAGAACCTGAAGCGGGACATCGCCGAGGCCAGCCAGGCACTGGCCGAGCGATCTCGAGCGTCCGGCTCGGGCTGAAGTCGGCAGCGGAACGGCTCGATATGGGTCTTAGCGGCCGGCGATGGCCGCAGCCGGAGACCCAAGCATGAACACGAACCGATCCCGCACCGAGCGTTGGCGCGAGTGCCTGAGCCAGATCCGCGATCGCGGTGGATCGCTCGAGGTCAGCGTGGACGTGGGCGACGCGTCCGCGGTGGGCATGGCCAACCTCGTCTGGCGTGTCCGGCTGCTGGGCATCGACGACGAGCGGCTCGTGCTCGAGCAGCCGGTGGCCCTGGGGCAGACCATGCGCCTGGAGCCCGGCCTGAACATCATCGTGGCCATGTCGATCGGGCAGAACCGGTGGATGTTCCGCACGCGATCGATCGAACCTTCGGCGGGCGATATGCGCGGCCTGCTGCACGTGGCGGCGCCGACACTGGTCGAGCGATGCCAGCGTCGAGACTTCTTCCGGGCCACGACCGCGGGCTTCAACCTGCCGCTGGTCCAGGGCTGGCGTCTGGTCGATCCCGAGACGGCGGTGGCGGCCGAGGTGGCCAGCCGCATTCCCTTCGAAGACGGCACCGCTGCCGGGTCGGGCCGGCGCGGGCTGGAGGCGCCGGTGTCGCTCATGCCCGAGGTGGCCGGCGCCTTCCAGGGCCAACTCGTGAACGTGGGCGGTGGCGGCGCCGGGCTGATGGTGCCGCCTGCCTCGCGACCGAGCTTCGACTCGAGTGGCCGGTACTGGTTGAGGCTCGATCTTGGGAGCGACATGCCCGGGCCGCTGGCCGTCACGGCACGCTGCGTGCACCAGCACCTGGACAGCTCGCAGAACCTGCACCTGGGCTTCGCGTTCGATTTCTCGCTGCACGCCGAGCATCGCGACTTCATCGTTCGGCAGATTACCGGGTACGTCGAGCGTGCCACGGGCATGCAGCGGTCTCGCCAGGCGGGCTGAGCGACCGTTTCTTTAGAATCATTCTGGATGTCAGCGCGGCGCTGAGACCGGATGAAGACTGCAACCGCGCGGTCAGGGTTCTGCTATACTCGTTCGGCTGGGGGGGAACACCCGGCTGACGCTCGATCGACGCGGCTCGAACATCACCCTGATTTCTCGCATTGGGCGACGATGATCGCCCGACGCGTTCAAGGCCACCACGCAATCGGGTGGCGGCAACCAGGCCAGTGGACGCGACGCCGACACCCCGGCGGTTGCGTCGTAGGGCGATTGTTCGCGAGAATCCGTGTCGGCTCGGGCGTGCGATGCACGCTTCATTCGATTTGAGCCGCCGCGATGCCCGAACTCATCTCCATCCTGATCGGCCTTGGCGGCCTGATA
This portion of the Phycisphaerales bacterium genome encodes:
- the scpB gene encoding SMC-Scp complex subunit ScpB, whose amino-acid sequence is MSTAADQTEAAADARENQPTPDGLAAGLEAILLAAGRAVPAEALWEALSLLDGAAEFAGKRTPKDTIEALAARLNEDLEAAGRPARAERLAGGYRLMVSPEFGSVVAAFDRNRQSTKLSRASIETLSIIAYRQPMTRAQVEAIRGVACGEVLRSLLERKLIAIKGRAEEVGRPILYGTTPQFLELFGLASLKDLPGAGGVSRHAES
- a CDS encoding carboxypeptidase-like regulatory domain-containing protein, yielding MTMRARVLLLSLLALTAIVLPGCQTPRLEGVVIPGPLGVVAVIDRDDTRLDQVGIPDAHVRVSLTGNGRTLVDTTTDEEGRFSVPTSGDQMARGTVRVIVEADGYARIDKTVPLRSFYRSLYITMVQRSDATRSDTASPDADSETSG
- a CDS encoding DUF58 domain-containing protein — translated: MAYVIVTAFVLLGAINSQNNLLFWALGLAIGGLLASGFVSGASLMGVAIEREPVPEAQVGRPFQLRYRVRNRNRLMPAYALLVEELPPKGVSRSDGVLVGRPVASIGRVPPRRTVRCETSALVERRGPFELSRVRVSTTFPFGVARKSVTFDLTQPALATPAVHRLRSDVVETILEPAHDGTEAIASPGAGEDFFGVREYRVGDRVRDVSWRLSARSDTLVVMQRSARAPRRLVLHLDLEPELAKRRDPRAEQLLSLAASLIVEAGRRAIAVRLSIPSVGMSSGSVTTPAGRAGLLRRLGSYGFSASEPRGGAKPTARFGSVVLTLTRGPAGGGVHTLSGEDLPRLRAEPDKEPNRTG
- a CDS encoding DUF3488 and transglutaminase-like domain-containing protein, which produces MTLERSLRLALIWTALLAIGIYAIAAESLMVAILGMPSAWLCWWAAHQPWASSVPRLMINAVLLIVVALGLGLASLDGQFNVERIAEMLASLLVIKLFDRRTARDAAEVLALSVFLVFGAILTSLKLSVGVTLLVFCPLLVWAALVQQVVATEERVESYQESIGVSRRRARTGGAMARGLRRMTGVLTISASLIAAAVFVLVPRGLAPSFLGDLGGERGSVTGYTETVELGRAGLISESQEKVLDMRVTDRSGGNMGGAGRVYYLRGAVLDRYDDGRWTRARRQRDGYQRMETGPELSLPTGAVQSRAVIRQEISLREPPGRGSVLFAIQEPFLWEFAEPLEFVLHREHGTLRLEDTAKSQSYTVLSGLPGSRSLGGAPPAAMDAERLVDFDSARVRELTQRILVEAGQVGDRMPRSPTEIASATRAIRDYLSTFTYTLDILRAQGDPIEWFLFDRQEGHCEYFASAMVAMCRSVGINARMVTGYVAVEYNEATAQYTVRESNAHAWVEVEHAPGQWRRHDPTPPADLERVHAPDTSLASMARRWVDALEFFWVDSVVSFDRGSQRRVLGAEESEKEPQIAVLESIASFLERARASGTVGIIQAVLAGMLAFTGVLVITILAQSFFRSLGIGGGRGPRVRILGGTRDVGEYLLRTLEKAGHPKPGWKPLLAHVQGMPVGAEGAGFSDVVQRLYEARFGGRPLSPQEAQNLKRDIAEASQALAERSRASGSG
- a CDS encoding flagellar brake protein, translating into MNTNRSRTERWRECLSQIRDRGGSLEVSVDVGDASAVGMANLVWRVRLLGIDDERLVLEQPVALGQTMRLEPGLNIIVAMSIGQNRWMFRTRSIEPSAGDMRGLLHVAAPTLVERCQRRDFFRATTAGFNLPLVQGWRLVDPETAVAAEVASRIPFEDGTAAGSGRRGLEAPVSLMPEVAGAFQGQLVNVGGGGAGLMVPPASRPSFDSSGRYWLRLDLGSDMPGPLAVTARCVHQHLDSSQNLHLGFAFDFSLHAEHRDFIVRQITGYVERATGMQRSRQAG